The Xiphophorus hellerii strain 12219 chromosome 3, Xiphophorus_hellerii-4.1, whole genome shotgun sequence genome segment TAAAACCACTGAAGCATCCTCCTCCCAGACCTTAACATCATCTTCCTTTTTCAGCAATATACATCCTCCGGTCTCAAAAGACCCAATCGTTCCAATTCTTGCCAGTCAGAGGGGAAAAAGTCATATTAATAGTTACTATCAGCTGCCTGATATGAATGTCTCCTTTCAGAACATTTTTGCTGAGcttttaacaatatttaacCCGATCGGATTGACACAGATGGTAAATTCACATGATACCATTAATGCTCAAGGCAATGCTGTCAATCATTATCAGTAGTGTTACCAGAATTAACCTGGCATAAGActgagttaaataaaaaaaaatacttgttcattatataataatattgtAAAATTGGATCTGAAacgtatttttttattaacatttaattaaatatacaaCTGTTTTCCAGGTTGATTTTTTATGACGAACAGAAGTCTGAGCTAAGAAAAAACTCCTAAATAGTCCTACAtcttctaaaaacaaatgcatataAATTTGTGgaatgttttaaagaatcttctcctttttttcttgattATCTTTAAATCATGTATTGATCTCTACCTTCAGCTGCAAAGAGCTTTTGTAAAGAGCTGAAGGctctttacaaaaaatgtttgtttttccaacattcaGAGGTTTTGTTCTGGAAGCTGGTTGGTCACAGATAACAGTGGGAGGTTTCCTCATAAGAAAAGTCAAACCACCTTCCTATATAAACCAGGACTCCAGACGAAGTTCTCTCACCAACAAGATCACTCAGCAACCATGAGGTCTCTGGTGTTTGTTCTGCTCATTGGAGCTGCTTgtaagtttgtctttttattaacactgaataaactattaaactgagtttaaacGTGTCTAGTTTAACACTggatttcatttgtttgtgtctttagTTGCCTTGGATGACGACAAGATCGTCGGAGGGTATGAGTGCACACCCTACTCTCAGCCCCATCAGGTGTCTCTGAACTCCGGCTACCACTTCTGCGGTGGCTCCCTGGTCAACGAGTTCTGGGTTGTGTCTGCTGCTCACTGCTACAAGAAGTAAGTGCTCAACATCCCTCTGGTCTCATGACAGAAGGTCAGATTTACTTGGATTAGCcatcttgtgtgtgtttgttctcaCACTCTGTTGTTAAACTCTTTGCAGCCGTGTTGAAGTGCGTCTGGGAGAGCACCACATCGTCATCACTGAGGGAAGTGAGCAGTTCATCAGCTCCGCTGCTGTCATCCGTCACCCCGGTTACAATAGCTTCACCATCGACAATGACATCATGCTGATCAAGCTCAGCAGGGCCGCCACCCTCAACGAGTACGTTCAGCCTGTGTCTCTGCCCAGTGGCTGTGCTCCTGCTGGTACCATGTGCAAAGTCTCTGGCTGGGGCAACACCATGAGCTCCAGTGAGTAACATCTAAATGCTGATTCTCAGACTTAAAGAGTGCTTTAACATCTGATTTCCTCCGGCTTATATTAGAGACTAATATGATGTTTTGCTTTACACAACTCAGCTGATGACAGGGACAAGCTGCAGTGTCTGGACATCCCCATCCTGTCTGACAGCGATTGTGAAAACTCCTACCCTGGAATGATCACCGATGCCATGTTCTGTGCTGGATACCTGGAGGGAGGCAAGGACTCCTGCCAGGTAAAGAGCAATTTAGATCCATATTCAAAGATTTGAACAGGACACTTCAGCTGTAGTTCCATTAATGTTGGAAATATCTTTCCAGCAGTTTATCActtattttcaatcattttcatcTGCTTTGTTGTCAGGGTGATTCTGGTGGCCCTGTTGTGTGCAACGGTCAGCTGCAGGGAATTGTTTCCTGGGGCTATGGATGTGCTGAGAGAGACCACCCTGGTGTCTACGccaaggtaaaaacaaaatgacctTTGTACTTGAAATTATAGAGCCAGATGTAAAGAAGAtcaagttttgtattttttttctttgcagctgtTTATTTAATGTAGCCTTTTTGTACAAACATATCatatctttaaatgtttttattcacaggTCTGCCTCTTCAGTGATTGGCTGGACAGCACCATGGCCAGCAATTAAACTGGATCCTTCTACAGTCAACTGACACTGCTTCATTTCTTCTAATATGCTATCGATAAGGagattttgcaacatttttcatcaaGGAGTCAGATTCTtgcaaaataatacaaaaatgaacaataaactCTCTTTGactttctttatgttttgttttacttttataaagACTTCAGGTCTGTGCATACtcacacaaacagagaaattTCTTATGGCTTCAAGTACAAAGATTTCACTGGCATAGTTGACAAGAACTAAAGTCCAAAGTGTGCATAggacatttttataatttcttccAATTGCAGCACACCCACTTTATAATTCAAGAACAATGTTCTGCTCAAATGATATATCTAGAATAAGCTCCTAGAACTCCAGGGCTGTAGAAATACAAGGATGCCATTTTGTTCTTGCAGCCCTAGAAAAGAGTAAGATTTCAACAACTGTCATTGTGTGGCGGTTTGTGAGCTTAAACTCATGGtttgtcatttaattttaaaatgtgacacgtcatttattatatataaaactACACATACCAATGCTTTCCTTTTTCTGAAAGGACATGCTCATTTCATATTTCTTGATGCACTACACTTGGGCAATCCCAAAAATACTGAGTTTTGCCTGGTCCAGTGAGAGAAAAGCACAAGTTTTTGGGTGTCATTACATGcattttgtttggaaaagaaATGGCACCATGCATCACCCTAAACACACCACACCAACAGCAGATTTTGGAGGAGGGACCATTGTGGTGGGGGCTGTTTTTCATGTTATAGCACTAGCACATTCCAAATAATTGAagactgaatgaatgaaaagatGCATCAGGGGCTTTATGACTAGGATCTGAGGATGTGCTAAGGAGAGCTTTTAACAACAGTTCTACACCACTACAACACTTACTTTTagaggaaaaagtaaaacttcTAGAATAGACAAATatatgtttgtttgcttttttgctATCATTGGAGTCAAGGGAGGGGAGGAGGTAGGATTGCTACAGGCACCTGATGTGAATTCCATCTCCATAGTATTATTAGAAATATATCAACTGAGAAAAATGTCGATGTTATGCTTCCCTGCTGAATGTCGAATGAAGCAAGAATCCTGTCAGGGCTTAGAGTCTGCCTTTGAAATTTAAATAcaccatttatttaaaatgtatcccAATCACTTACATAGGATGTCTTTGTTCTCCAGAACCCTTACCTGGGGAATAAGCAGTTGTGCAAAGCAGATCAGCAGGGAGCTGTTTCTTAGGAGTTCAGGATTCATGGAGAAAATTCACCCCAGTGTTCATGCTGAGACAGAAAATAAGcaactggtttttattttgttttttttatctgttttcatcAAGCATGGATATGAGTGGTAAATTCTTACTCTGCTGCTATTAACTGTGCAATAttatattttactaaataataatgtaatttaGTTGCACAATGTATTCAATAGATGTAGGAAAATAcacctatctccagctaacgttctgggcgaaaggcggggtacaccctggacaggtcgccagtctgtcgcagggcaacacagagacagacaggacaaacaactatgcacacacacactccacacactcacacctagagagaatttggagagaccaatttacctgacagtacccggagagaacccacgcgtgcacagggagaacatgcaaactccatgcagaaagaccccgggcccggaatcgaacccaggaccttcttgctgcaagtcAACAGTGCTTAGGAACATAATAAACTATCCACACATATAAGTGGATATGCATtctatttcagattttttattcattcatttattcatttatttgaaaagtaaaCGTCGGCTATAATATGTTTATTTCGTATGGTTCAGCGGAACTGTGGTTTCCTAGTTTCGCGAGCAGGTCGGACACTCTCGCCGACGCACAATGTCAAAGACAGTAAAGTTACCGTAGAGCAAACTGAGATCTTTTTTCATCTTAATATCTCCTCTTTTTTCGTAAAAGTCAGACTGACGCA includes the following:
- the LOC116716829 gene encoding trypsin-1-like; translation: MRSLVFVLLIGAAFALDDDKIVGGYECTPYSQPHQVSLNSGYHFCGGSLVNEFWVVSAAHCYKNRVEVRLGEHHIVITEGSEQFISSAAVIRHPGYNSFTIDNDIMLIKLSRAATLNEYVQPVSLPSGCAPAGTMCKVSGWGNTMSSTDDRDKLQCLDIPILSDSDCENSYPGMITDAMFCAGYLEGGKDSCQGDSGGPVVCNGQLQGIVSWGYGCAERDHPGVYAKVCLFSDWLDSTMASN